From Vogesella sp. XCS3, the proteins below share one genomic window:
- a CDS encoding ABC transporter ATP-binding protein: MSSDSFIELKNVSFAYGDRPILQDISLTIARGKLVAIMGGSGSGKTTLLRLISGQVLAQKGQVLVNGQDVGRMSSRDLYQHRRRMGMLFQFGALFTDLSVFDNVAFPIREHTRLPESLIRDLVLMKLNAVGLRGTEALMPAELSGGMARRIALARAIALDPQIMLYDEPFTGLDPISLGTIALLIKKLNDALGTSAVMVTHDVHKSLEIVDHVYFVAGGKIAAEGTPDEVRHSASPWVQQFVQGEADGPVHFAYPATDSLAQAFGIKGETA; the protein is encoded by the coding sequence GTGTCTTCCGACAGTTTCATAGAGCTCAAGAATGTCAGCTTTGCTTACGGCGACCGGCCGATACTGCAAGACATTTCGCTCACCATCGCGCGCGGCAAGCTGGTGGCCATCATGGGCGGCAGCGGCAGCGGTAAAACCACGCTGCTGCGGCTGATCTCCGGCCAGGTGCTGGCGCAAAAAGGCCAGGTACTGGTCAATGGCCAGGACGTTGGCCGCATGAGCAGCCGCGATCTGTACCAGCACCGCCGCCGCATGGGCATGCTGTTCCAGTTTGGCGCCCTGTTTACCGACCTGTCGGTATTCGACAACGTGGCTTTCCCTATCCGCGAACACACCCGCCTGCCGGAAAGCCTGATCCGCGACCTGGTGCTGATGAAGCTGAACGCCGTGGGCTTGCGCGGTACCGAAGCGCTGATGCCGGCCGAGCTGTCCGGCGGTATGGCCCGCCGTATCGCGCTGGCGCGCGCCATCGCACTCGACCCGCAGATCATGCTGTACGACGAGCCGTTTACCGGCCTGGACCCGATCTCGCTGGGCACCATTGCGCTGCTGATCAAAAAGCTGAACGACGCGCTGGGCACCTCGGCCGTGATGGTGACGCACGACGTCCACAAATCGCTGGAAATCGTCGACCACGTGTACTTTGTCGCCGGCGGCAAGATTGCCGCTGAAGGCACACCGGACGAAGTACGCCACTCTGCGTCTCCCTGGGTACAGCAGTTCGTGCAAGGCGAGGCCGATGGCCCGGTGCACTTTGCCTACCCGGCCACTGACAGCCTGGCGCAAGCTTTCGGCATCAAGGGGGAAACCGCATGA
- the dapD gene encoding 2,3,4,5-tetrahydropyridine-2,6-dicarboxylate N-succinyltransferase, which produces MHPIQPIIELAFENRAEITPATVSPELKAAVEQVIEELDNGHLRVAEKIDGDWVVHQWVKKAVLLSFRIRDNVLLDDGVSRYFDKVDTKFADWNQERFQQAGFRAVPGAVARKGSFVAKNTVLMPSYVNIGAYVDEGTMVDTWATVGSCAQIGKNVHLSGGVGIGGVLEPLQANPTIIEDNCFIGARSEVVEGVIVGEGSVISMGVYIGQSTKIYDRETGEVSYGRIPPGSVVVSGNLPSKDGSHSLYCAVIVKKVDAQTRSKTSINELLRGV; this is translated from the coding sequence ATGCACCCGATCCAGCCCATTATCGAACTGGCTTTTGAAAACCGTGCCGAGATCACCCCGGCTACCGTGTCTCCCGAGCTGAAAGCCGCGGTTGAACAGGTGATCGAAGAGCTGGACAACGGCCACCTGCGCGTAGCCGAAAAAATCGACGGCGACTGGGTCGTACACCAGTGGGTGAAAAAAGCGGTGCTGCTGTCGTTCCGTATCCGCGACAACGTACTGCTGGACGACGGCGTGAGCCGCTATTTCGACAAAGTCGACACCAAGTTTGCCGACTGGAACCAGGAACGCTTCCAGCAAGCCGGCTTCCGCGCCGTACCGGGTGCCGTAGCGCGTAAAGGCAGCTTCGTGGCCAAGAACACCGTGCTGATGCCGTCCTACGTGAACATTGGCGCCTATGTAGACGAAGGCACCATGGTAGACACCTGGGCCACCGTAGGTAGCTGCGCCCAGATCGGCAAGAACGTGCACCTGTCCGGTGGCGTCGGCATCGGCGGCGTACTGGAGCCGCTGCAAGCCAACCCGACCATCATCGAAGACAACTGCTTCATCGGTGCCCGCTCCGAAGTGGTAGAAGGCGTGATCGTGGGCGAGGGCTCGGTGATCTCCATGGGCGTGTACATCGGCCAATCCACCAAGATTTACGACCGCGAAACCGGCGAAGTAAGCTACGGCCGCATCCCGCCGGGCTCGGTAGTGGTGTCCGGCAACCTGCCATCGAAAGACGGCAGCCACAGCCTGTACTGCGCCGTGATCGTGAAAAAGGTCGATGCACAGACGCGTAGCAAGACCAGCATCAACGAACTGTTGCGCGGGGTGTAA
- the dapC gene encoding succinyldiaminopimelate transaminase, which translates to MNPHLDLLQPYPFQRLRGLLAGVTPPAELAHINLSIGEPKHPTPDVVKNALIANLDGLAAYPATLGSDALRAACSSWLQRRYGIAVDPAREILPVCGSREALFSFVQAVIDPRGSDKPVLISPNPFYQIYEGAALLAGAEPYYVNCLAANSYQPDWAAVPEAIWQRTQVVVVCSPGNPTGAVMSLDDWNTLFTLSDRYGFIIASDECYSEIYFDTPPLGGLQAAQQLGRSYERLVMFTSLSKRSNAPGLRSGFVAGDARILEKFLLYRTYHGSAMSQTIQQASIAAWQDEEHVAANRAAYTAKFDAVTAPLAQVLNVSRPDAGFYLWAEVPGGDDAAFARALFAEEHITVLPGSYLARDAHGVNPGAGRIRLALVAPLAECEAAVPRLIRFVKSRT; encoded by the coding sequence TTGAACCCCCACCTCGATCTGTTGCAGCCCTACCCGTTTCAGCGCTTGCGCGGCCTGCTGGCCGGCGTAACGCCCCCTGCCGAGCTGGCCCACATCAACCTGTCCATCGGCGAGCCCAAACACCCTACACCCGACGTGGTAAAAAATGCGCTGATCGCCAACCTGGACGGCCTGGCCGCCTACCCGGCTACGCTGGGCAGCGACGCCCTGCGTGCCGCGTGCAGCAGCTGGCTGCAGCGCCGCTACGGCATAGCCGTCGACCCGGCGCGCGAGATTCTGCCGGTATGCGGCAGCCGCGAGGCGCTGTTTTCGTTTGTACAAGCCGTCATCGACCCGCGTGGCAGCGACAAGCCGGTACTGATCTCGCCCAACCCCTTCTACCAGATCTACGAAGGCGCCGCCCTGCTGGCCGGTGCCGAGCCGTACTACGTAAACTGCCTGGCCGCCAACAGCTACCAGCCGGACTGGGCGGCCGTGCCGGAAGCCATCTGGCAGCGCACGCAAGTGGTAGTAGTGTGCAGCCCCGGCAACCCGACCGGGGCGGTCATGTCGCTGGATGACTGGAACACACTGTTCACGCTGTCCGACCGTTACGGCTTTATCATTGCCAGCGACGAATGCTACAGCGAGATCTATTTCGATACACCTCCACTCGGTGGATTGCAGGCTGCACAACAGCTGGGGCGCAGCTATGAACGGCTGGTGATGTTCACCAGCCTGTCCAAGCGCAGCAACGCGCCAGGCCTGCGTTCGGGCTTTGTGGCGGGCGATGCGCGCATTCTGGAAAAATTCCTGCTGTACCGCACCTACCATGGCAGCGCCATGAGCCAGACCATCCAGCAGGCCAGTATTGCCGCCTGGCAGGACGAAGAACATGTCGCGGCCAACCGCGCAGCGTATACTGCCAAGTTCGACGCCGTCACCGCGCCTTTGGCACAGGTACTGAACGTCAGCCGCCCGGACGCCGGTTTTTACCTGTGGGCCGAAGTACCCGGTGGCGACGACGCCGCCTTTGCCCGCGCGCTGTTTGCCGAAGAACACATTACCGTGCTACCCGGTAGCTACCTGGCCCGCGACGCCCACGGCGTAAACCCTGGCGCCGGCCGTATCCGCCTGGCGCTGGTCGCCCCGCTGGCCGAATGCGAAGCTGCCGTGCCGCGCCTTATCCGCTTTGTGAAAAGCCGTACATAA
- a CDS encoding DMT family transporter, producing MDFVKQKLLAVSCALTTALVWGLMWYPFRVLHEAGFSTAATSLTVYMVSACLGVFVFREVFRRQFRFDRVLIPLTLLYGWCNFSYTWAVSEGQVMRVLLLFYLSPLWTVLFSRLLLRERLSKVGWGVVALSLLGCITILYRPDMLQGGLLQSRADWLALSGGISFALGNVLSKRASSLPVPVKSASVWLGVAGCGLVSLLWRGQLGAELALIDIPILLMIVVLGVTLLSTSIISMHGLSILPATQVMTLMLMELVFAAVSAWLLAGEHMQLQEYIGGALIASASLLSGRIVAKPRVAPAVAST from the coding sequence ATGGATTTTGTAAAACAAAAGCTGTTGGCCGTGAGCTGCGCGCTGACCACGGCGCTGGTGTGGGGGCTGATGTGGTACCCGTTTCGCGTGCTGCACGAGGCTGGTTTTTCTACGGCGGCGACCTCGCTGACGGTGTATATGGTGTCGGCTTGCCTGGGTGTATTCGTGTTCCGCGAGGTGTTCCGGCGGCAGTTTCGCTTTGATCGCGTGCTGATTCCGCTGACTTTGCTCTATGGCTGGTGCAATTTCAGCTATACCTGGGCAGTGTCGGAAGGCCAGGTCATGCGCGTGCTGCTGCTGTTCTATTTGTCGCCGTTGTGGACGGTGCTGTTTTCGCGCCTGCTGTTGCGCGAGCGCTTAAGCAAGGTTGGCTGGGGCGTGGTGGCGCTGTCGCTGCTGGGCTGCATCACCATTCTGTACCGCCCCGATATGCTGCAGGGCGGCCTGCTGCAAAGCCGTGCCGACTGGCTGGCGCTATCCGGCGGCATCAGCTTTGCGCTGGGGAATGTGTTGTCCAAACGTGCCAGCAGCCTGCCAGTGCCGGTGAAGTCGGCGTCGGTGTGGCTGGGCGTGGCCGGCTGCGGGCTGGTGTCGCTGCTGTGGCGTGGCCAACTGGGCGCCGAGCTGGCGCTGATCGACATCCCCATCTTGCTGATGATTGTGGTGCTGGGGGTGACGCTGTTGTCTACCAGTATTATCTCCATGCACGGGTTGAGCATTCTGCCGGCTACGCAGGTGATGACGCTGATGCTGATGGAGCTGGTGTTCGCGGCGGTATCGGCCTGGCTGCTGGCCGGCGAGCACATGCAGCTGCAGGAGTATATCGGCGGCGCACTGATTGCCAGTGCCAGCCTGCTGTCGGGGCGCATTGTGGCCAAGCCACGGGTAGCGCCGGCTGTGGCCAGTACGTAG
- a CDS encoding ABC transporter substrate-binding protein, whose product MSRHLAAWLALFTTLLCGSAHAGRVVNLASTDYPPYFSPQLPGDGVVAAITRAALAKHGHTLKLHYRPWARLIAEVKTGQFDGVMAVWYEPARAEYLHYSLPLVNTVMGFYGRVDKPLATLPLSALRTQVIGTVRGYKNPDVFEQAGLKQELAADDLTNLRKLAAGRLDLVLIDKVLAQHLRSHLSPQERQAIRWQDPPLEVMPLHVGLRRELGDGEQLLADFNDGLQTLRKNGQLAALIRQYQLAQ is encoded by the coding sequence ATGAGCCGCCACCTTGCAGCCTGGCTGGCACTCTTTACCACCCTGCTGTGCGGTAGCGCGCACGCAGGGCGCGTGGTCAACCTGGCCAGTACCGACTACCCACCCTATTTCTCGCCACAATTGCCCGGCGACGGCGTGGTCGCGGCCATTACCCGTGCTGCGCTGGCCAAACACGGCCATACGCTCAAGCTTCATTACCGGCCATGGGCCAGGCTGATCGCCGAGGTAAAAACCGGGCAGTTCGATGGCGTCATGGCGGTATGGTACGAGCCGGCCCGCGCCGAATACCTGCACTACAGCCTGCCCCTGGTGAATACCGTGATGGGGTTTTACGGGCGCGTGGACAAGCCACTGGCCACCCTGCCGCTGTCCGCGTTGCGCACACAGGTCATCGGCACGGTACGGGGCTACAAGAACCCGGATGTATTCGAACAGGCAGGCCTGAAACAGGAGCTGGCTGCCGATGACCTCACCAATTTGCGCAAGTTGGCCGCGGGGCGGCTGGACCTGGTGCTGATCGACAAGGTATTGGCGCAGCACCTGCGCAGCCACCTCAGCCCCCAGGAACGCCAGGCCATCCGCTGGCAAGACCCGCCACTGGAAGTGATGCCGCTACACGTCGGCCTGCGCCGCGAGCTAGGCGATGGCGAACAGCTACTGGCCGACTTTAACGACGGCCTGCAAACCTTGCGCAAAAACGGTCAGCTGGCCGCGCTGATCCGCCAGTACCAGCTGGCGCAGTAA
- a CDS encoding GNAT family N-acetyltransferase, whose product MTTPALLDDLLALDVLTLRQHTEAAGDSFDPAAHRQQLAASLADSQLLLVRGSDGSLHGYALLRRQSATHWFVGMLNVHPAHRHRRVLHALFQQLAALPGWAADSVLQSHVYRTNQASLQFHKKLGFIPEQQNDKAVALSIRYDTLNARLQRLLTKEHA is encoded by the coding sequence ATGACAACGCCTGCACTACTGGATGACTTGCTGGCGCTGGACGTGCTCACCTTGCGGCAGCACACCGAGGCCGCCGGCGACAGCTTCGACCCGGCCGCACACCGCCAGCAGTTGGCCGCCAGCCTGGCCGATAGCCAGCTGCTGCTCGTACGCGGCAGCGATGGCAGCCTGCACGGCTACGCACTGCTACGCCGGCAATCGGCCACGCACTGGTTTGTCGGCATGCTGAATGTGCACCCTGCGCACCGCCATCGCCGCGTGCTGCACGCACTGTTCCAGCAGTTGGCCGCCTTGCCTGGCTGGGCAGCAGACAGTGTTTTGCAAAGTCATGTGTATCGAACTAACCAAGCTTCGTTACAATTCCATAAAAAATTGGGTTTTATCCCCGAGCAGCAAAACGATAAAGCCGTGGCGTTATCGATACGCTACGACACGCTAAACGCACGCCTGCAGCGCCTACTGACGAAAGAACACGCATGA
- a CDS encoding SlyX family protein, whose translation MESRLTELEIKVALQDDLLDTLNLTIARQQQQIDLLQEQLRHLYRMQQAGNQPEEQRSLRDEIPPHY comes from the coding sequence ATGGAATCGCGCCTCACCGAGCTGGAAATCAAGGTCGCCCTGCAGGACGACCTGCTGGACACGCTCAACCTCACCATTGCCCGCCAGCAACAGCAGATCGACCTGCTGCAAGAGCAGCTGCGCCACCTGTACCGCATGCAGCAGGCCGGCAATCAGCCGGAAGAACAGCGCTCGCTGCGCGACGAGATCCCGCCGCACTACTAG
- a CDS encoding Na+/H+ antiporter family protein — protein MLAIPVAITLMLALSLARTHVVISLIVASLAGGLLGGLDLPQTLAAFNKGITGGASVALSYALLGAFAVAIAKSGLPHALADAAVQQLQNSQRQQKLKWLMIALLAVVSVMSQNLVPIHIAFIPLLVPPLLYVMARLQLDRRLVACVITFGLTTPYMLFPVGFGEIFLKQILLGNIEKAGMHVANVNVMHAMAIPAAGMLAGLLLAVFVSYRKPRHYSLGKIENTERTHAKVGRKSLLTSLFAIAAAFGVQLYSDSMMLGALAGFLLFIASGVVKWGDADSVFSDGMKMMAMIGFIMITAQGFAEVLQATGKIGELVQVSAELFGHSRGAAAFAMLLVGLLVTMGIGSSFSTVPILTAIYVPLCLQLGFSPLATVALIGTAGALGDAGSPASDSTLGPTSGLNVDGQHDHMRDTVIPTFLHYNLPLLAAGWVAAMVL, from the coding sequence ATGCTTGCCATCCCTGTCGCTATTACCCTGATGCTGGCCCTGTCGCTGGCGCGTACCCACGTTGTCATCAGCCTGATCGTCGCCTCGCTGGCCGGCGGCCTGCTGGGCGGGCTGGACCTGCCGCAAACCCTGGCCGCCTTCAACAAGGGCATTACCGGCGGTGCCTCCGTGGCGCTGTCTTATGCCCTGCTGGGCGCCTTTGCCGTGGCCATTGCCAAATCCGGCCTGCCGCACGCGCTGGCCGACGCTGCCGTGCAACAGCTGCAAAACAGCCAGCGCCAGCAAAAGCTGAAATGGCTGATGATCGCTTTACTGGCGGTAGTCAGCGTGATGAGCCAGAACCTGGTACCCATCCACATCGCCTTCATCCCGCTGCTGGTGCCGCCGCTGCTGTACGTGATGGCGCGCCTGCAGCTGGACCGCCGGCTGGTGGCCTGCGTGATTACCTTTGGCCTTACCACGCCGTACATGCTGTTTCCGGTGGGCTTTGGCGAAATCTTCCTGAAGCAGATTCTGCTGGGCAATATCGAAAAAGCCGGCATGCATGTGGCCAATGTCAACGTGATGCACGCCATGGCCATTCCGGCCGCCGGCATGCTGGCCGGCCTGCTGCTGGCGGTGTTTGTCAGCTACCGCAAACCGCGCCACTACAGCCTGGGCAAAATCGAAAACACCGAGCGCACTCACGCCAAGGTTGGCCGCAAGTCGCTGCTGACCTCGCTGTTTGCCATTGCCGCCGCGTTTGGCGTGCAACTGTACAGCGACTCGATGATGCTGGGCGCGCTGGCCGGCTTCCTGCTGTTTATCGCCAGCGGCGTGGTGAAGTGGGGCGACGCCGATAGCGTATTCAGCGACGGCATGAAGATGATGGCCATGATCGGCTTCATCATGATCACCGCGCAGGGCTTTGCCGAGGTACTGCAAGCCACCGGCAAGATCGGCGAGCTGGTGCAGGTATCGGCCGAGCTGTTCGGCCACAGCCGGGGTGCGGCGGCGTTTGCCATGCTGTTGGTCGGCTTGCTGGTCACCATGGGCATCGGCTCGTCGTTTTCCACCGTGCCCATCCTTACCGCCATCTACGTGCCGCTATGCCTGCAGCTGGGCTTTTCGCCGCTGGCTACCGTAGCGCTGATCGGCACTGCCGGTGCCCTGGGCGATGCCGGCTCGCCGGCGTCCGACTCCACGCTGGGGCCAACGTCAGGCTTGAATGTAGACGGCCAGCACGACCACATGCGCGATACCGTCATCCCCACCTTCCTGCACTACAACCTGCCGCTGCTGGCCGCCGGCTGGGTAGCGGCGATGGTGCTGTAA
- a CDS encoding glycine zipper 2TM domain-containing protein, with protein sequence MKSRQILIAGMLTMVALTGCATSSDSAQVYSKGQMRQMHEVEYGKILDIKNVKMEGDKNDLLTLGGTALGGLAGSNIGKGSGSVAGAIVGAMAGGLASEAVQRNNTKNAYELTVQMEKGRTVSIVQEADVVLSVGQRVKVITGGGTARVLPL encoded by the coding sequence ATGAAATCCAGACAAATCCTGATCGCCGGCATGCTGACCATGGTGGCACTTACCGGCTGCGCCACCAGCTCCGACTCGGCGCAGGTATACAGCAAAGGCCAGATGCGCCAGATGCACGAAGTGGAATACGGCAAGATCCTGGACATCAAGAACGTCAAAATGGAAGGCGACAAGAACGACCTGCTGACCCTGGGCGGCACAGCACTGGGTGGCCTGGCTGGTAGCAATATCGGTAAAGGCAGCGGCTCGGTAGCGGGCGCCATTGTCGGTGCCATGGCAGGTGGCCTGGCCAGCGAAGCCGTACAGCGCAACAACACCAAAAACGCCTACGAGCTGACCGTACAAATGGAAAAAGGCCGTACCGTGTCCATCGTGCAGGAAGCCGACGTGGTACTGAGCGTAGGCCAGCGCGTGAAGGTGATCACCGGCGGCGGTACGGCACGCGTGCTGCCGCTGTAA
- a CDS encoding flotillin family protein: MDNLIGIGSIALILLLVLVTIGVIFARLYKRATKEIAFVRTGLGGQKVIMDGGAIVLPVFHERVLVNMNTLKLEVLRQGKESLITKDRMRVDVTAAFFVRVKQTEEAISTAAQTLGARTMSPEELKSLVEDKFVDSLRATAATMSIQDLQDMRRDFVQAVQNAVAEDLEKNGLELESVSLTSLDQTDKQFFNPDNAFDAEGLTRLTEQTEARRKQRNDVEQDTEVQVRTKNLEATRLKLTIDKDQEFASLSQTREIETLRAEQTAQIATQQAERNREAESAKIEAERQVSQKRIEAEREIRAAEIDKNLAIQSREIELERQTEVKRAEQRKQVEMARQDMQIAIANKSREQSEADAAANQARAEAVKAEEAVNTAREVAVAERDKEIQLIEAAKDAEQNAIAVKVAANAEKEAAIDRAEALTIEAQAKQAAALAEAEGRRAINNALNTLSAAQIDLQVRTLLLQQLPAILEQAVRPMEKIDSIRIFQANGLPGTTGSGGDGGTGQAATFPEQVMNSALQYQIAKPIVDAVMKDAGLSNDGITGMANVLSGMLGKADNAPVLDAQS; encoded by the coding sequence ATGGACAACCTGATCGGCATTGGCAGTATCGCCCTCATCCTTTTGCTAGTACTGGTGACCATCGGCGTCATCTTTGCCCGGCTATACAAACGCGCGACCAAGGAAATTGCCTTCGTGCGCACCGGCCTTGGTGGCCAGAAAGTCATCATGGACGGCGGCGCCATCGTGCTACCGGTGTTTCACGAGCGTGTACTGGTAAACATGAACACGCTGAAGCTGGAAGTGCTGCGCCAGGGTAAGGAAAGCCTGATTACCAAAGACCGCATGCGTGTCGATGTAACGGCAGCCTTCTTTGTGCGCGTCAAGCAAACCGAAGAAGCCATCAGTACCGCAGCGCAAACGCTGGGTGCCCGCACCATGAGCCCGGAAGAGCTCAAATCGCTGGTGGAAGACAAGTTTGTGGATTCGCTGCGCGCCACCGCTGCCACCATGTCGATCCAGGACCTGCAAGACATGCGCCGTGACTTCGTGCAGGCGGTACAGAACGCCGTAGCCGAAGATCTGGAAAAAAACGGCCTGGAGCTGGAATCGGTGTCGCTGACCAGCCTGGACCAGACCGACAAGCAATTCTTCAACCCCGACAACGCGTTTGATGCCGAAGGCCTGACCCGCCTGACCGAACAGACCGAGGCCCGCCGCAAGCAGCGCAACGACGTGGAACAGGATACCGAGGTACAAGTACGTACCAAAAACCTGGAAGCCACCCGCCTGAAGCTGACTATCGACAAAGACCAGGAATTCGCCAGCCTGTCGCAGACGCGCGAAATCGAAACCTTGCGCGCCGAACAAACGGCCCAGATTGCCACCCAGCAAGCCGAGCGCAACCGCGAAGCGGAGTCGGCCAAGATCGAGGCCGAGCGCCAGGTAAGCCAGAAACGCATCGAGGCCGAGCGCGAAATCCGCGCCGCCGAAATCGACAAGAATCTGGCGATCCAGAGCCGCGAAATCGAGCTGGAACGTCAAACCGAAGTGAAACGCGCCGAGCAGCGCAAACAGGTGGAAATGGCACGTCAGGACATGCAGATTGCCATCGCCAACAAGTCGCGCGAGCAGTCTGAAGCAGACGCTGCGGCCAACCAGGCACGCGCAGAAGCCGTCAAAGCAGAAGAAGCGGTGAACACCGCACGCGAAGTGGCAGTGGCCGAGCGCGACAAGGAAATCCAGCTGATCGAAGCGGCCAAGGACGCCGAACAAAACGCCATCGCCGTGAAAGTGGCGGCCAACGCCGAAAAAGAAGCCGCCATCGACCGCGCCGAAGCGCTCACCATTGAAGCACAGGCCAAACAGGCGGCCGCACTGGCCGAGGCCGAAGGCCGCCGCGCCATCAACAATGCGCTGAACACACTGTCTGCCGCGCAGATCGACCTGCAAGTACGCACCTTGCTGCTGCAACAGCTGCCGGCCATTCTGGAACAGGCCGTACGGCCGATGGAAAAGATCGACTCGATCCGTATTTTCCAGGCCAACGGCCTGCCCGGCACCACGGGCAGTGGCGGCGATGGCGGCACGGGCCAAGCGGCCACCTTCCCGGAACAGGTGATGAACTCGGCCTTGCAGTACCAGATCGCCAAGCCCATCGTGGACGCCGTCATGAAAGATGCCGGTTTGTCCAACGACGGCATAACCGGCATGGCCAACGTGCTGTCCGGCATGCTGGGTAAGGCAGACAACGCACCGGTACTGGATGCACAAAGCTAG
- a CDS encoding YqiJ family protein produces MSWFTATATWPFWVALLLILGIAVLEGIGLLLAVSPSNALDAWLPDFDDAEWLGRVLGWLHLGRLPSLVLLLLFLTGFALFGFALQHLLLTLTGHALPAVIASLFALPAGLAGTRSLGGVLVHVLPRDESSAVSDQSFVGRSAIISAGHARRGLAAQARVKDQHGRTHYLMVEPDLEEQPLAEGSEVLLVSKPGSFYRGIPHPHPTQPSDTTSH; encoded by the coding sequence ATGAGCTGGTTCACTGCCACCGCCACCTGGCCGTTCTGGGTCGCCCTGCTGCTGATTCTGGGCATCGCCGTGCTTGAAGGGATCGGCCTGCTGCTGGCGGTCAGCCCCAGCAATGCGCTGGATGCCTGGCTTCCCGACTTTGACGACGCCGAATGGCTGGGCCGCGTGCTGGGCTGGCTGCACCTGGGCCGACTCCCCTCGCTGGTGCTGCTATTGCTGTTTCTCACCGGCTTTGCCTTGTTCGGCTTCGCCCTGCAACACCTGTTGCTGACGCTGACCGGCCACGCCTTGCCAGCCGTCATCGCCAGCTTGTTCGCCCTCCCCGCCGGCCTGGCGGGCACGCGCAGCCTGGGCGGCGTGTTGGTGCACGTGTTGCCGCGCGACGAAAGCAGCGCAGTGAGCGACCAGAGCTTTGTTGGCCGCAGCGCCATCATCAGCGCCGGCCACGCGCGGCGCGGGCTGGCAGCGCAAGCGAGGGTAAAAGATCAGCATGGGCGCACCCACTACCTGATGGTAGAGCCCGACCTGGAAGAGCAGCCTCTGGCCGAGGGTAGTGAAGTGCTGCTGGTCAGCAAGCCCGGCAGCTTTTATCGCGGTATTCCCCATCCGCACCCGACTCAACCGTCCGATACAACATCACACTAA
- a CDS encoding PspA/IM30 family protein, which translates to MSDTLKTRVGRIIAGSVNALLDHLEDQQPEAMMAQSLRELDTLLDDVRHELGKASANLHLARQQHARLNQQHQTLAEHIEHALAEGRDDLAQAAIARQIDIEAQLPVMDTSLAELHAGEQALAGYVAALQGKKRELADTLQAYQLSRKQATAPASASTEPGIAHRLEQVARGFENVYQRQTGLSLNSAQASLQQSNQLQTLENLVREQQIAQRLASIKAGKA; encoded by the coding sequence ATGAGCGACACGCTGAAGACCCGGGTTGGCCGCATCATCGCCGGTAGCGTCAATGCCCTGCTGGACCACCTCGAAGACCAGCAACCGGAAGCCATGATGGCGCAAAGCCTGCGCGAGCTGGACACCCTGCTGGACGATGTCCGCCACGAGCTGGGCAAAGCCTCGGCCAACCTGCACCTGGCACGCCAGCAACACGCGCGGCTGAACCAGCAGCACCAGACACTGGCCGAGCATATCGAACATGCCCTGGCAGAAGGGCGCGACGACCTGGCCCAGGCCGCCATCGCGCGGCAGATCGACATCGAAGCACAGCTACCGGTAATGGACACCAGCCTGGCCGAACTGCACGCCGGCGAACAGGCATTGGCAGGTTATGTTGCCGCCTTGCAGGGCAAGAAGCGCGAGCTGGCCGATACCTTGCAGGCTTACCAGCTTAGCCGCAAACAAGCGACCGCCCCCGCCAGCGCATCAACCGAGCCGGGCATCGCCCATCGCCTGGAACAAGTCGCCCGTGGCTTTGAAAACGTCTACCAGCGCCAGACCGGCCTGAGCCTGAACAGTGCCCAAGCCAGCTTGCAGCAGAGCAACCAGCTGCAAACGCTGGAAAACCTGGTGCGCGAACAGCAGATTGCCCAGCGCCTGGCCAGCATCAAGGCAGGCAAGGCATGA
- a CDS encoding thioesterase family protein, which produces MSVFTLEMKVRDYECDMQGIVNNGVYFNYLEHARHEFLLEKGIDFAQLARDKVNLVVVRAELDYKGSLTSGDRFAVTVAYEAVSKVRFGFRQQVIRLADNKVVLEGLVIGTAINERGRPAIPADFAARLAE; this is translated from the coding sequence ATGTCTGTTTTTACCCTGGAAATGAAAGTTCGCGATTACGAGTGCGATATGCAGGGCATCGTCAATAATGGTGTCTACTTCAACTACCTGGAACACGCCCGCCACGAATTCCTGCTGGAAAAAGGCATCGACTTCGCCCAGCTGGCGCGCGACAAGGTGAACCTGGTAGTAGTACGCGCCGAGCTGGACTACAAAGGCTCGCTCACCAGCGGCGACCGCTTTGCCGTGACCGTGGCTTACGAAGCCGTATCCAAGGTGCGCTTCGGCTTCCGCCAGCAAGTGATACGCCTGGCCGACAATAAGGTTGTACTGGAAGGCCTGGTCATCGGCACTGCCATCAACGAGCGTGGCCGCCCGGCTATTCCGGCCGACTTTGCCGCCAGGCTGGCGGAGTAA